In Miscanthus floridulus cultivar M001 chromosome 5, ASM1932011v1, whole genome shotgun sequence, one genomic interval encodes:
- the LOC136451145 gene encoding uncharacterized protein, which produces MMGRLTEEQAAREAGTNATSLNLTHRALSDVSCLSSFKNLERLDLGYNCLVTLEGLSSCANLKWLSVIENKLVSLKGVEELSKLQVLNAGKNKLSKMDEVASLTSLGALILNDNNISTICKLDRLQQLNTLVLSKNPVFTIGNALVKAKSMKKLSLSHCQIENIGSSLAECVELKELRLSHNKISTVPSDLAKNVKILNLDLGNNFIERSSDLKVLSELRYLRNLNLQGNPVSEKDSLVKKVKKFVPTLRILNAKPLEATSKSDKSSRKENPPSKNNDSIGIDTKKDKTKKSKQELKGPEELEVQSISTGVTTSNPGKLEVPDGKERKKVKKEAKTKKSEELDHANDINLKNKDVQSSAYDTITKDKKEAKRKKFVDEEDVDAEGIDNTEISFADLMFSNVGNPETKLKDSSTLEAPDGKFVGGLVIDHTKKRKKSKGVVTITDSSALKMFSSMPEVGAGGLGLSGWDE; this is translated from the exons ATGATGGGGCGGCTGACCGAGGAGCAGGCGGCGCGCGAGGCGGGGACCAACGCCACGTCCCTCAACCTCACACATCGCGCGCTATCCGAC GTGTCGTGCCTGAGCAGTTTCAAGAACTTGGAGCGCCTCGACCTCGGCTACAACTGCCTCGTCACCCTCGAG GGTTTGTCCTCCTGTGCCAATTTGAAGTGGCTTTCGGTTATCGAAAACAAGCTTGTGAGCTTAAAAGGTGTTGAGGAGCTCTCAAAGCTGCAG GTACTGAATGCTGGCAAGAACAAACTTTCCAAAATGGATGAGGTCGCATCTTTAACAAGCCTGGGAGCATTGATTCTTAACG ATAACAATATTTCTACCATCTGCAAGCTTGATCGGTTGCAACAGTTGAATACACTTG TTTTGTCTAAGAATCCTGTTTTTACCATCGGCAATGCTTTGGTCAAGGCTAAGTCTATGAAAAAG CTATCCTTGTCTCACTGCCAAATAGAAAATATTGGATCTTCTCTTGCCGAGTGTGTGGAACTGAAGGAACTTAGGCTTTCTCACAACAAGATCAGT ACAGTCCCTTCAGATTTGGCAAAAAATGTGAAGATCTTGAACCTTGATTTGGGGAATAACTTTATTGAGAGGAGTTCAGATTTGAAG GTACTTTCTGAATTGCGCTACTTGAGGAACCTTAATTTGCAGGGAAATCCTGTTTCTGAGAAAGACAGTCTTGTCAAAAAG GTTAAGAAATTTGTGCCAACCTTGCGCATATTGAATGCAAAGCCCCTAGAGGCCACGTCCAAGAGTGATAAGAGCTCTAGAAAAGAGAATCCTCCGAGCAAAAATAATGACTCCATTGGGATTGATACAAAGAAGGATAAAACGAAGAAATCTAAACAAGAGTTAAAGGGCCCTGAAGAGCTTGAAGTCCAGAGTATTTCCACAGGTGTCACCACTTCGAACCCTGGTAAACTTGAAGTGCCAGACGGTAAGGAAAGGAAAAAGGTCAAGAAGGAAGCTAAGACGAAGAAATCTGAAGAGCTAGACCATGCCAATGACATTAACTTAAAGAACAAAGACGTTCAATCTTCTGCCTATGATACCATCacgaaggacaagaaggaagccaAGAGGAAGAAATTCGTTGACGAAGAAGATGTAGATGCCGAAGGAATTGACAATACAGAAATCTCATTTGCAGATTTAATGTTTTCCAATGTGGGCAATCCAGAGACTAAGCTAAAGGACAGCTCAACCCTGGAAGCTCCTGATGGAAAATTTGTTGGAGGTCTGGTAATTGATCACacgaagaagagaaagaaatcaaAAGGTGTTGTCACCATCACTGACTCTTCAGCTCTTAAGATGTTTTCCTCAATGCCAGAGGTGGGAGCAGGAGGGCTTGGCCTGTCAGGATGGGATGAGTAG
- the LOC136455600 gene encoding beta-fructofuranosidase, insoluble isoenzyme 4-like, whose translation MMFLFTVLAGLAFMFSTSILLQILACALYNNWWPMLAALMYVLVPMPCLFFGGGSTHFLTSREGGGWMNAAKFLTGASAMGSLAIPAILRHAGLIETGAMFIEFTSFFILVCTVLCFHRATLDEDCEQPQQASSQWKQVTDRAVCVPLNILRSSSPLLASFNQPKQHCLFTPPLYYWSPRQADELTKSPSHLILHRHLCLSSSMSMALRRLRPWAFPLFFLVLFSYDEYGLWSRSRTWSGVAQATQRVFLYPQAPKVSSIVSSKYRTAYHFQPPKNWINDPNGPMYYNGIYHQFYQYNPNGSLWGNIVWGHSVSTDLINWIRLEPAIERTTPSDINGCWTGSATILKSDQPAIIYTGADTEKRQVQNIAFPKNLSDPYLREWIKPDNNSLIQPVGQGLNPNQFRDPTTGWIGPDGLWRIAVGAELDGYSAALLYKSEDFVHWTRVDHPLYSSNDSTMWECPDFFAVLPGNNIGLDLSAAIPNGTKHVLKMSLDNCDKYMIGVYDLKSDAFVPDSVLEDRRLWSRIDYGNYYASKSFFDSKKGRRIIWGWTNETDSSSDDVAKGWAGIHAIPRTIWLDKDSKQLLQWPVEEIESLRGKEVSQQGLELKKGDLFEIKEIDTLQADVEIDFALTSIGSADPFDPSWLLDIEKHCREADASVHGGVGPFGLVLLASDNMEEHTSVHFRVYKSQEKYMVLMCSDLRKSSLRPELYTPAYGGFFEFDLEKEKTISLRTLIDHSAVESFGGGGRVCIMARVYPVALTDDGGTRMYAFNNGTTTVRVPRLKAWSMRRAQVNVKKG comes from the exons ATGATGTTTCTCTTTACAGT GCTCGCCGGACTTGCGTTCATGTTCTCCACGAGTATTCTACTGCAGATACTG GCATGCGCTTTGTACAACAACTGGTGGCCCATGTTAGCAG CTCTCATGTACGTCCTTGTACCAATGCCATGCCTGTTTTTTGGTGGTGGATCCACACATTTCTTGACTAGCAGAGAAGGTGGAGG GTGGATGAATGCAGCGAAATTCCTGACTGGTGCGTCCGCCATGGGAAGCCTCGCTATTCCAGCAATTCTGAGGCATGCTGGCCTAATCGAGACTGGGGCTATGTTCATCGAGTTCACGTCCTTCTTCATCCTTGTATGCACAGTGCTGTGCTTCCATAGGGCTACCCTGGATGAAGACTG TGAGCAGCCACAGCAGGCCAGCAGCCAATGGAAACAAGTCACTGACCGTGCCGTGTGTGTTCCTCTGAATATTCTGAgatcctcctctcctctcctcgccTCTTTTAACCAACCTAAGCAACACTGTTTGTTTACTCCTCCACTCTACTACTGGTCACCTCGTCAAGCTGACGAGTTAACAAAGTCACCATCTCATCTAATCTTGCATCGCCATCTCTGTCTTTCCTCCTCCATGTCCATGGCCCTCAGGCGGCTCCGACCTTGGGCCTTCCCTCTCTTCTTCCTTGTCCTTTTCTCCTACGATGAATATGGTCTTTGGAGCAGAAGCAGGACTTGGAGTGGAGTCGCGCAGGCCACGCAGAGAGTCTTCCTGTATCCACAGGCTCCCAAGGTCTCCTCCATCGTGAGCAGCAAGTACAGGACTGCCTACCACTTCCAGCCTCCCAAGAACTGGATCAACG atccaaatg GACCAATGTACTACAATGGTATCTATCACCAATTCTACCAGTACAACCCAAATGGTTCTCTCTGGGGTAACATAGTCTGGGGACACTCGGTCTCAACAGATCTCATCAACTGGATTCGGCTCGAACCGGCGATAGAACGGACGACTCCGAGCGATATCAATGGCTGCTGGACAGGTTCAGCCACAATCCTCAAGAGTGACCAGCCTGCCATTATATACACTGGTGCTGACACGGAGAAGCGTCAGGTCCAAAACATTGCGTTTCCCAAGAACTTGTCTGATCCATACCTGAGGGAGTGGATCAAGCCAGACAACAACTCACTGATCCAACCAGTTGGACAAGGATTGAACCCAAACCAGTTCAGAGATCCGACTACCGGTTGGATCGGACCAGATGGGCTGTGGAGGATAGCAGTTGGGGCTGAACTGGACGGCTACAGTGCTGCACTTCTGTACAAGAGTGAGGATTTTGTGCACTGGACTAGAGTGGATCACCCACTATACTCTTCCAATGACTCCACCATGTGGGAGTGCCCGGATTTCTTCGCAGTGTTACCGGGCAATAACATTGGGCTGGACCTGTCGGCGGCGATCCCGAATGGCACCAAGCATGTCCTCAAGATGagccttgacaattgtgacaAGTACATGATTGGTGTTTATGATCTGAAAAGTGATGCCTTTGTGCCAGATTCCGTTCTTGAGGACCGAAGACTGTGGTCAAGGATTGATTATGGCAATTACTATGCTTCAAAGTCGTTCTTTGATTCGAAGAAAGGCAGGAGGATCATATGGGGTTGGACAAATGAGACAGACAGTTCGTCGGATGACGTTGCCAAAGGTTGGGCTGGAATCCAT GCAATCCCCAGGACTATATGGTTAGATAAAGACAGTAAGCAACTGCTGCAATGGCCAGTTGAAGAGATTGAGTCGCTTCGAGGAAAAGAAGTCAGCCAGCAAGGCCTGGAGCTCAAGAAGGGGGATCTGTTTGAGATTAAGGAAATTGATACTCTGCAG GCAGATGTGGAGATAGATTTCGCGCTTACATCCATAGGAAGTGCcgatccttttgacccttcctgGCTCTTGGACATCGAGAAGCACTGTCGGGAAGCAGATGCGTCGGTTCATGGAGGCGTAGGCCCATTTGGGCTTGTGCTTCTTGCATCTGACAACATGGAAGAGCACACCTCTGTGCACTTCAGAGTTTACAAATCACAGGAGAAGTACATGGTTCTTATGTGCTCTGATCTGAGAAA GTCGTCCTTGAGACCAGAACTGTACACACCAGCCTATGGAGGCTTCTTTGAGTTCGACCTTGAGAAGGAAAAGACGATATCTTTGAGAACTTTG ATCGATCACTCTGCGGTGGAGAGCTTCGGTGGAGGTGGCAGGGTCTGCATCATGGCTAGGGTCTATCCTGTGGCGCTCACTGATGATGGCGGCACTCGCATGTATGCCTTCAACAATGGCACTACAACCGTCAGAGTGCCCCGGCTAAAGGCATGGAGCATGAGGAGAGCACAAGTTAATGTTAAGAAGGGATAA